The Phoenix dactylifera cultivar Barhee BC4 chromosome 17, palm_55x_up_171113_PBpolish2nd_filt_p, whole genome shotgun sequence genome contains a region encoding:
- the LOC103716762 gene encoding proteasome subunit alpha type-2-A, which produces MGDSQYSFSLTTFSPSGKLVQIEHALTAVGSGQTSLGIKAANGVVIATEKKLPSILVDETSVQKIQLMTTNIGVVYSGMGPDSRVLVRKSRKQAQQYYRLYKEPIPVTQLVRETAAVMQEFTQSGGVRPFGVSLLVAGYDDNGPQLYQVDPSGSYFAWKASAMGKNVSNAKTFLEKRYTDDMELDDAVHTAILTLKEGFEGQISSKNIEIGIIGADRKFRVLTPAEIDDYLAEVE; this is translated from the exons ATGGGAGACTCTCAATACTCCTTCTCGCTAACCACATTCAG CCCTTCGGGGAAGCTGGTGCAGATCGAGCACGCTCTGACGGCCGTCGGATCCGGCCAAACGTCTCTTGGAATCAAGG CTGCCAATGGAGTTGTTATTGCAACTGAGAAGAAATTGCCTTCCATCTTAGTGGATGAGACATCT GTGCAAAAGATTCAGCTGATGACAACAAACATTGGAGTTGTTTACAG TGGAATGGGCCCAGATTCCCGCGTTCTTGTGAGAAAAAGCAGAAAACAAGCACAACAGTATTACCGACTATATAAG GAGCCTATACCAGTTACCCAACTTGTTAGGGAAACTGCAGCTGTTATGCAGGAGTTCACTCAATCTGG TGGTGTAAGGCCATTTGGAGTTTCTTTGCTGGTTGCTGGATATGATGACAATGGTCCACAGCTGTATCAG GTTGACCCATCAGGTTCTTATTTTGCTTGGAAAGCATCTGCGATGGGGAAAAATGTTTCCAATGCAAAGACATTTCTTGAAAAGAG GTATACTGATGACATGGAGCTTGATGATGCTGTCCATACTGCCATTTTGACTCTTAAAGAAGG GTTTGAAGGTCAAATTTCAAGCAAGAACATTGAAATTGGAATTATTGGTGCTGACCGTAAATTCAG AGTACTTACTCCAGCTGAGATTGATGATTACCTGGCTGAAGTGGAGTAA
- the LOC103716776 gene encoding lysine-specific demethylase JMJ25-like produces MAGGERAGTPPAERRCNRSDGKSWRCKNWKKEGVSLCEAHYEQLVKKSRVRVSSRDGESGDGRSGRRRKRSDDKIFRPPAAVVGGMFIGRDIQMRERKPVKLMVVDDFGSDEEDEEDGLAKGDEEEEEDKVLKVGKKRKRRHWKKEGRKGRKAKKEDLEAGSSSVARVTRNSNKVSGPEKNSEGSKRKPLTGEDALMCHQCQRNDKGRVVWCLKCKRKRFCVPCMTRWYPHLSEAEFAKECPFCCNNCNCKACLRMKGVSEPPKKKIMNADRVQYNCYIVRLLLPWLKELRREQMAEKEIEANIRGLASTEIKLRRANCQKDERVYCNNCRTSIVDFHRSCRRCSYDLCLSCCRELREGRIPGGDGTVILPYPDRGKDYVHGGSPRRMNKGQGKRKKSQESSLDNRVAISRDSMARMREWKANSDGSVPCPPKEIGGCGSSLLELKCMFPEKLLSQLEEKADAIARSNKFAKFGDMSRSCSCFTASGNINTGSEMLRKAACRENSDDNYLYCPTARDIQQGELKHFQNHWLKGEPVIVRDVLELTSGLSWEPMVMWRALREKTKSKASSEQLAVKAIDCLDWCEVEINIHQFFRGYTEGRTHSNQWPEMLKLKDWPPASAFEDRLPRHGAEFITALPFPEYTDPRYGPLNLAVKLPKDVLKPDLGPKTYIAYGLHQELGRGDSVTKLHCDMSDAVNVLTHTAEVTLSDYQLSKIEKLKKKHRDQDLREQIFTTRKDPEENSSSSPGKSVMEPPDDKSYVTLTAGEKDFMQTSNLENDLHHPVQANNMLCNDSFGEQKINSLSLAESHVKDSDIKIGDAMDVQKDADASFFDIEAEIVVTHDEQEGQNGCLSNNQKLAQNEDLKGRQTTEDDSQADDGICPKLSVNKSVLESIKLHASASELEEKKVGQMASSNLNDEGALKSQAMGQVNICQNEIPHSAKICDDLKETVEAHAKDPSVIKSTSDLVGIQSCAVADGEFPISESSLKETGQSQILAVINAGNGVREEGSDQDTGVKAEAGNDACQTELHGNGNCPPCAVKTESNGVSCSEGVDQGDDASQFSSKTENDEVRNSNVKDDDEMLVVKTKRGQKKRGKPADLGKKPGKVVPGQTSGEIRSEGGTVMLSPNLLPENKSGNDVEMQAESNNHKVSEGPDERTKKRGRKKKRGRKASFSGQRMKRELDSITVSTETTEDPDGCRVGEVSDSKNGAEVKEPGGSDNVREHQPAVSGDSVEQKEQKQPEGGALWDIFRREDVTKLREYLKKHAREFRHVHCSQVEQVIHPIHDQSFYLTLEHKRKLKDEYGIEPWTFEQKLGEAVFIPAGCPHQVRNLKSCIKVALDFVSPENVRECIRLTEEFRVLPEEHRAKEDKLEVKKMALHAFIHVVEDLKAYNFKPGPKAESEEPIVESEDEEKRMMETDPSQEIGDPTGSASQDLKSSQPLPTSSSDADG; encoded by the exons ATGGCGGGCGGGGAGCGGGCGGGGACGCCGCCGGCTGAACGGCGGTGCAACCGAAGCGACGGCAAGTCGTGGCGGTGCAAGAACTGGAAGAAGGAAGGCGTGAGCCTCTGCGAGGCTCATTACGAGCAGCTGGTCAAGAAaagtagggttagggtttcgtcGAGGGATGGGGAGAGCGGGGACGGGCGGAGCGGCCGGCGGAGGAAGAGGAGTGATGATAAGATATTCCGGCCGCCGGCGGCTGTGGTTGGGGGAATGTTCATTGGAAGGGATATCCAGATGAGGGAAAGGAAGCCGGTGAAGCTGATGGTCGTGGACGACTTCGGAAGCGACGAGGAGGACGAGGAAGACGGACTCGCGAAG GGcgacgaagaagaggaagaagacaagGTTTTGAAGGTGGGGAAGAAGCGAAAGAGGAGGCATTGGAAGAAGGAGGGTAGGAAGGGGAGAAAGGCCAAGAAGGAGGATTTGGAAGCCGGGTCCTCTTCTGTTGCTAGGGTTACGAGGAACTCCAACAAGGTTTCAGGTCCTGAGAAAAATTCTGAG GGTTCTAAGAGGAAGCCACTGACAGGGGAGGATGCCCTAATGTGCCACCAATGCCAAAGGAATGATAAGGGAAGGGTAGTATGGTGTTTGAAGTGCAAAAGGAAACGCTTTTGTGTACCGTGCATGACTCGCTG GTATCCTCATTTATCAGAGGCTGAATTTgcaaaagaatgcccattttgCTGCAACAATTGCAATTGCAAGGCATGCTTGCGTATGAAAGGAGTTTCTGAG CCTCCTAAAAAAAAGATTATGAATGCTGACCGAGTCCAATACAACTGCTATATTGTACGCTTATTGCTGCCATGGTTGAAAGAACTACGACGAGAACAGATGGCAGAAAAGGAAATTGAGGCCAATATTCGAG GTTTGGCATCGACTGAGATAAAGTTAAGAAGAGCTAACTGTCAAAAGGATGAACGCGTATACTG CAACAATTGCAGAACCTCTATTGTTGATTTCCATAGAAGCTGCCGTCGCTGTTCATATGACTTATGCCTTAGTTGCTGCCGGGAGCTACGTGAAGGTCGCATACCTGGTGGTGATGGGACAGTAATTTTGCCATATCCAGACAGGGGTAAAGATTATGTGCATGGGGGTTCTCCTCGTCGTATGAATAAAGGTCAagggaagaggaaaaaaagTCAAGAGAGTTCTTTAGACAATCGGGTCGCTATCTCTAGAGATAGCATGGCTCGTATGAGAGAATGGAAAGCAAATAGTGATGGCAGTGTTCCTTGCCCGCCAAAGGAGATTGGGGGCTGCGGTAGCTCCCTCTTGGAGCTGAAGTGCATGTTTCCTGAAAAGTTGCTTTCTCAGTTAGAGGAGAAAGCTGATGCAATTGCTAGGAGCAATAAGTTTGCAAAATTTGGGGACATGTCCAGGTCATGTTCCTGTTTCACTGCATCTGGCAATATTAACACTGGGAGTGAAATGTTGCGGAAAGCAGCCTGTAGGGAGAATTCTGATgataattatttatattgtcCAACTGCTAGAGATATTCAACAGGGAGAACTGAAGCACTTCCAAAACCACTGGTTAAAGGGAGAACCGGTGATTGTACGTGATGTACTTGAGCTTACTTCTGGCCTGAGCTGGGAGCCAATGGTTATGTGGCGTGCATTACGAGAGAAGACAAAGTCTAAGGCTTCATCTGAGCAGCTTGCAGTAAAGGCAATTGATTGTTTGGATTGGTGTGAG GTTGAGATAAATATTCACCAGTTTTTCAGAGGATATACTGAGGGGCGAACTCACAGCAATCAATGGCCTGAGATGCTAAAACTCAAGGATTGGCCTCCAGCCAGTGCCTTTGAGGATCGGTTACCTCGCCATGGTGCTGAGTTTATAACTGCTTTGCCATTCCCAGAATATACAGATCCTAGGTATGGTCCTCTGAATCTTGCAGTGAAGCTGCCTAAGGATGTTCTAAAGCCAGACCTGGGGCCCAAAACATATATTGCTTATGGTCTTCACCAAGAGTTGGGCAGGGGTGATTCCGTAACGAAGCTTCATTGTGATATGTCTGATGCG GTGAATGTCTTAACACACACAGCAGAGGTGACCCTTTCTGATTATCAGCTTTCTAAGATAgagaagttgaaaaagaagcACAGGGATCAAGATTTAAGAGAACAGATTTTTACCACACGAAAAGATCCAGAAGAGAACTCATCGTCATCTCCAGGGAAATCTGTAATGGAACCTCCTGATGATAAGTCATATGTCACCTTAACTGCTGGGGAAAAAGACTTCATGCAAACGTCCAATTTAGAAAATGACCTTCATCATCCTGTTCAAGCCAACAATATGCTATGCAATGATTCTTTTGGggagcaaaaaataaattctctctctctagctGAATCTCATGTGAAAGATTCAGATATTAAGATTGGGGATGCAATGGATGTTCAGAAAGATGCTGATGCAAGCTTTTTTGACATTGAAGCTGAAATAGTTGTTACACATGATGAACAAGAGGGACAAAATGGTTGTTTATCAAATAACCAAAAGCTTGCTCAGAATGAAGATTTGAAAGGACGTCAAACAACTGAAGATGATAGTCAAGCAGATGATGGAATTTGTCCGAAGCTTTCTGTGAACAAGTCTGTTCTGGAAAGCATCAAGTTGCATGCATCAGCTAGTGAATTGGAAGAGAAGAAAGTGGGTCAAATGGCTTCTTCTAATTTGAATGATGAAGGAGCTCTTAAAAGTCAAGCGATGGGTCAGGTGAATATATGCCAAAATGAAATCCCGCATTCTGCAAAAATCTGTGATGATCTAAAAGAGACTGTGGAAGCTCATGCTAAGGATCCATCAGTGATTAAATCCACATCCGATTTGGTTGGCATTCAGTCATGTGCTGTTGCTGATGGAGAATTTCCTATATCTGAATCCTCCTTGAAAGAAACTGGTCAGTCGCAGATATTGGCTGTGATAAATGCTGGAAATGGAGTTCGGGAGGAAGGATCTGATCAGGATACTGGTGTCAAAGCTGAAGCAGGTAATGATGCTTGCCAAACTGAGCTGCATGGTAATGGCAATTGCCCTCCATGTGCTGTTAAAACTGAAAGCAATGGAGTCTCTTGCTCTGAAGGAGTCGATCAAGGAGATGATGCTAGTCAGTTTTCCAGTAAAACTGAAAATGATGAAGTGCGTAATTCAAATGTTAAGGATGATGATGAAATGCTTGTGGTTAAGACAAAACGAGGTCAAAAGAAGAGGGGCAAGCCTGCTGATCTTGGAAAGAAGCCGGGCAAGGTAGTACCTGGTCAAACTTCAGGGGAAATTCGGAGCGAGGGAGGAACTGTGATGCTATCTCCTAATCTCTTACCAGAAAACAAATCTGGTAATGATGTGGAGATGCAAGCTGAGAGTAACAATCATAAAGTTTCTGAAGGGCCAGATgagagaacaaaaaaaagaggtaggaagaaaaagagggggAGAAAGGCTTCCTTTTCTGGTCAACGAATGAAAAGAGAACTTGATTCTATTACTGTCAGCACTGAAACCACTGAAGATCCTGATGGTTGTCGAGTGGGGGAAGTTTCAGATTCAAAAAATGGTGCAGAGGTGAAGGAACCTGGAGGTTCAGATAATGTAAGAGAGCACCAACCTGCTGTGTCTGGTGATAGTGTAGAGCAAAAAGAGCAGAAGCAGCCAGAAGGTGGGGCTTTGTGGGATATTTTTCGAAGAGAAGATGTTACAAAACTACGGGAATATCTTAAAAAACATGCTAGAGAGTTCAGGCATGTCCACTGTTCTCAAGTTGAACAG GTGATTCACCCTATTCATGATCAGTCTTTCTATTTAACCTTGGAGCATAAAAGGAAGCTTAAGGATGAATATG GAATTGAGCCCTGGACCTTTGAGCAAAAGCTTGGCGAGGCTGTCTTTATCCCAGCAGGATGCCCCCATCAAGTTAGAAATTTGAAG TCATGCATAAAGGTTGCTCTGGACTTTGTGTCTCCTGAGAATGTCCGTGAGTGCATTCGATTAACAGAAGAATTTCGTGTACTTCCAGAAGAGCACAGGGCTAAGGAAGATAAGCTAGAG GTTAAGAAAATGGCTCTTCATGCATTCATACATGTTGTCGAGGATTTAAAAGCCTATAATTTTAAACCAGG GCCGAAGGCTGAATCTGAAGAACCTATAGTAGAATCTGAAGATGAAGAGAAACGAATGATGGAAACAGATCCGTCGCAGGAAATTGGAGACCCAACTGGGTCAGCATCGCAGGATTTAAAGTCATCTCAGCCATTGCCAACTTCATCTTCTGATGCTGATGGCTAA